The DNA window TCTTCGACAAAACCGGTGAAGGTGACGCGCTCGGCGATGCCGGCACGCGCGGCGATCGCGCGCGCCTCCTCGATGTCCGGTCCCTCGCCCGCGATGACGAGCCGAAAGCGCTGAAGACGCCCGACGACGGCGGCTGCCTCGAGAAGATCGAATAATCCCTTCTCGCGCGCGACGCGACCGACGAAGAGCAGCACCCGTTCGCGCGGCAGGGCGGTCTTGCGCTCAGCGTGGATCGCATCGAAGGCGTTGATGTCGACGGCGTTCCGGATGCGTCGGACCTTCGCGCCGAGCCCATACGGCCCCAACACCGCCAGCTGGTGATCGCTCAACGGGTATACGCGATCGAACCCGCGCAGGAACTGTCGACCGATTGTTTCGTACACGCGGATGCGAAAGCTCTCGTGATCGCACCAGCCGTGCGGCGTCGTGACGAGACCGATCGGCAGGCCGCGCGTCGCGAAATATCCGAGGATGTCCGACTTGAATCCGTGCGTGTGGAGAACGGCGATGCCTCCGTCGATGAGCAGCGCGCGAACGGCACGGATCTGCCGCATCGCGAGCTTGCCGCCGATCGCCAGGTGCCGTGCTGGGAGGCCTTCTCGAACGAGGAAGCGGGTGAAATTGTCGTATCCGGGCTTGGTGCCGATCGTCAGGACCGCTTGGTCGACCTCGCTGCCGGCGAGCGCGCGCAGTGCAAGGTGTGTCCAGCGCTCTGGTCCGTAGAGGCCTTTGGACGAGTGGAGATGCAGGACGCGAATCCGATGGGTCGGTGCGGTCACCGTCGCCGCTGGCGCGAGATCTTCAATCGGAACGCTGCGCACGGCCATGGAGATCTCAACCGTGTCTGCCGGACGCGGCTCTGCGGTCGATAGGCGCGCGCATTGGCCTGGTAAGCTCTTCGAGGGAATACGTGAAGTCCTCGTGCGGGCGCGGGGACTCGACGAAGGATCGCAGGCTGCCGATCGCTACGGAAGTCCAATCCGCGACGATGAATGTGGCGTCACGCACGCTCCGCCGACGCCACGCGAGCCCCGCGACGCTCAGGGCGCCGAGGAAAGCCCACGCAAGGAGCGGCACGGGGGAAGCGATCGGCGTCGCCAATGCCGCCAATGCGCCCGCCAGCAGATACACAGCCGTCGCGATGTAGCGGTTGAAGCGTCGCGCGTGCTTCAGAAAGAGTCCGTCGCGCCACGCGATGCGCAACACCTGGCCGGGTCCGCCCTGCATTCCGGCACTGTACCGTCGCCACATGCCGGCTATCGTCTCTTTCTTAATGGTGTGGTGGAGCAACATCGGTTCGATCGTGTGCACTGCGCGATATCCCGCTGCTTCGAGCCTGATGCGTAGCTCCTGCTCTTCGCATGCGATGATGAACGGATTGAATCCCTTGCAGCGGATGAGCGCCTCGCGGCGATACAGTGCGGTTCCTCCGAGCGCATTGGTCATGCTCGTGGTATCGACGACGCCGTTCTCAACGTTGCGACGCGCTCCGTGAATGACGCCGAGTGTCGGATCGAGCCTCATGCGCACGATGGCGAGCTCGAGCCATCCCGGGACGAGTTCGCAATCGCCGTCGAGGAAGAGCACGTATGGCGCACCGATCCGCTGCGCGCCAATCCATCGCCCCGCCGCAGCTGACATGCGTAGCGCCCGGTAGCGGAACACCCGCACCGGATACCGCGCGGCGATTGCGGTCGTGTCGTCGCTTGAGTCGGAGTCGATGACGACGACGTCAGCGTTCGCGAAGGACGGCTTGATCGCCCGCAGCACCGACTCGATACATGCCGCGACGCGCGCGGCCTCGTTGCGCGTGATGATGACGACGCCGAGTTCGTGCGCCGAGCCGTTCGCCGGATTCATGGCGTTGCCTGCAGGCACCAGAGCCAGTGGTCGACCCATCGCCATCCGTCCATCGCACCGCTCGCGATGGCGCGAAACATCCACAGGCTCTCGCCGCCCTCGATCTTCACCCGCGGAAGACGGAGGGGGTCGCTGTCGCGCGTGATCGATCCGTGCTGTGACGTGAAGGCAAGGCGATAGCCAGCGGCACGCAACGTCGCGGTTGTACGATCGTCGTAATCTGCACGCGTTCCGAACGGGTATGCGAAAGCGGTGACCGGCCGTCCCGTGAGGGACTCCAGAACCGCGCGCGAGCGCTCGGCCTCGATCCTTTGCGTATCTCCCGGGAGCCGCGCGAGTGATCGGTGCGACCATGCATGTGATCCGATCACGACGCCGCGCGATGCTAGTAGCCGAAGCTCGGCCTCGGTGAGCCTGGCGTCCGTACTCTCAGGCTCCACCGTGCGTGTCTTGCCGTCGCGCACCAACTCACCCGCCGGAACGAACGAGACGAGCGGAATGTCGTGGCGTGCGGCGATCGGCGCAGCGTAGGATAGCACGCAAGGGTTGCCGTCGTCGATCGTGACGAGCACCGCATTCGGTCGGAGGTCGCGCTCGCCGCGCAGGAAGGCATCAAGCTCGTCCAGGGAGATCGCGCGGCCCTCGTGGGCGAGCCACGCCATCTGCTGGTCGAACTCCTCCGGC is part of the Deltaproteobacteria bacterium genome and encodes:
- a CDS encoding glycosyltransferase family 4 protein; the protein is MTAPTHRIRVLHLHSSKGLYGPERWTHLALRALAGSEVDQAVLTIGTKPGYDNFTRFLVREGLPARHLAIGGKLAMRQIRAVRALLIDGGIAVLHTHGFKSDILGYFATRGLPIGLVTTPHGWCDHESFRIRVYETIGRQFLRGFDRVYPLSDHQLAVLGPYGLGAKVRRIRNAVDINAFDAIHAERKTALPRERVLLFVGRVAREKGLFDLLEAAAVVGRLQRFRLVIAGEGPDIEEARAIAARAGIAERVTFTGFVEDVRPFLREATALALPSYAEGIPRVVMEAFAAGVAVVGTDIPGLRELVDPGRSGLLVPVADVQALAAAVEILLTDIAANRRMAEQARSVIEREYSPCRLADELREEYAQLAASV
- a CDS encoding glycosyltransferase family 2 protein, which translates into the protein MNPANGSAHELGVVIITRNEAARVAACIESVLRAIKPSFANADVVVIDSDSSDDTTAIAARYPVRVFRYRALRMSAAAGRWIGAQRIGAPYVLFLDGDCELVPGWLELAIVRMRLDPTLGVIHGARRNVENGVVDTTSMTNALGGTALYRREALIRCKGFNPFIIACEEQELRIRLEAAGYRAVHTIEPMLLHHTIKKETIAGMWRRYSAGMQGGPGQVLRIAWRDGLFLKHARRFNRYIATAVYLLAGALAALATPIASPVPLLAWAFLGALSVAGLAWRRRSVRDATFIVADWTSVAIGSLRSFVESPRPHEDFTYSLEELTRPMRAPIDRRAASGRHG
- a CDS encoding polysaccharide deacetylase family protein, whose product is MAAVPRRQSEVPGASGARHMALVAGTQTLRRASSNARNIVGINSRALRWWIKKTFRTALVVGTSLVRAIVPHRRGGVRVLTYHRFGHVQRDPFCVSPEEFDQQMAWLAHEGRAISLDELDAFLRGERDLRPNAVLVTIDDGNPCVLSYAAPIAARHDIPLVSFVPAGELVRDGKTRTVEPESTDARLTEAELRLLASRGVVIGSHAWSHRSLARLPGDTQRIEAERSRAVLESLTGRPVTAFAYPFGTRADYDDRTTATLRAAGYRLAFTSQHGSITRDSDPLRLPRVKIEGGESLWMFRAIASGAMDGWRWVDHWLWCLQATP